A region of the Nocardia nova SH22a genome:
GTGCGGGGGAGTTCGCGGTGGCCGGCGAAATCAACCACTAGACAGCGGCACATCCAGGTCGCCGGGGACGCATCCCCACCATTACGAATCAGAGAGAGCAGGGATATGACCTCCGATCAGCGCATAGCAAGTCCTCTGGATATCGAGGAGATCTGCGCGATTCTGCACACCGCGGTCGCCAAGAGACATTCCGATTCTCCGATTCGGGTCGACCCGGACACGGAATTGCTTCTCACCGGACTCATCGACTCGCTGACGCTGGTCAACGTCGTCGCGGAGATCGAACGACGCACCACGACGAAGCTGCCGGAGAGCTTCGTCGTCGCGCGGAACTTCCGGACGCCGAGCACACTGCACGCCGCGGTGCTCGACGCCTGCGGGAGTACGGCTCGATGACCGCGAGTATCACGGCCACCGCTGCGGAATCCGCCGGATCCATCGCAGAGGAACTGCGCGAGGTCGCCGAGCGACTGCCGGGGATGCCCTTCCGAGACGCCTGGAAGGTCCTGCTGTCGACCCGTCCGGTCGCGGCGGTCATGGACGCCTCGCTTCGTGAACGACGCGGCGGGGCGGTCCGCAACGCC
Encoded here:
- a CDS encoding acyl carrier protein, with amino-acid sequence MTSDQRIASPLDIEEICAILHTAVAKRHSDSPIRVDPDTELLLTGLIDSLTLVNVVAEIERRTTTKLPESFVVARNFRTPSTLHAAVLDACGSTAR